Proteins co-encoded in one Halorussus vallis genomic window:
- a CDS encoding BMP family lipoprotein — MIKVGGAGAFAAGLAGCLGGGNGDGGQGTTTDGGDGTTEGGDAGTTEGGKTTQSGDSLDVGMVYATGGLGDNSFNDMAHKGIKQAKSEFGLSFRNTEPGNPTEVGTLQRKLAQSSNPNYDLICCIGFVQADPLARNAQRFSDQKFTIVDESVDQPNVASYRFKEHQGSFQVGHLAGLLTDMDFSAGKGKTNGDLTVGFVGGKETPLIQKFEAGYKAGVKHANSDIKVLSAYAGAWNDPAQGQSITNSMISNGADIVYHAAGGTGTGVFKAAQSKGRFAIGVDADQSKTLPKYSNVILASMVKRVDEAVYRSAQNVQNGSFKGGTTQTLGLKEKGVAAVYGQQLGSKIPEDVKSKLQKSRKKVVAGDISVPKKPGKV, encoded by the coding sequence ATGATAAAAGTCGGCGGAGCGGGTGCGTTCGCGGCCGGACTGGCCGGTTGTCTCGGCGGCGGTAACGGCGACGGCGGTCAGGGCACCACGACCGACGGTGGCGACGGAACCACCGAAGGCGGCGACGCGGGAACCACCGAGGGTGGCAAGACGACCCAGTCGGGCGACTCCCTCGACGTCGGGATGGTGTACGCGACGGGCGGACTGGGCGACAACTCGTTCAACGACATGGCCCACAAGGGCATCAAGCAGGCGAAGTCCGAGTTCGGCCTCTCGTTCAGGAACACCGAACCGGGCAACCCGACCGAGGTCGGCACCCTCCAGCGGAAACTGGCCCAGTCCTCGAACCCCAACTACGACCTCATCTGCTGCATCGGCTTCGTCCAGGCTGACCCGCTCGCCCGCAACGCCCAGCGGTTCTCCGACCAGAAGTTCACCATCGTCGACGAGTCGGTCGACCAGCCGAACGTCGCCAGCTACCGGTTCAAGGAGCACCAGGGGTCGTTCCAGGTCGGCCACCTCGCCGGTCTGCTGACCGACATGGACTTCAGCGCCGGCAAGGGCAAGACCAACGGCGACCTCACCGTCGGCTTCGTCGGCGGGAAGGAGACGCCGCTCATCCAGAAGTTCGAGGCCGGGTACAAGGCCGGCGTCAAGCACGCCAACTCCGACATCAAGGTGCTCTCGGCGTACGCCGGCGCGTGGAACGACCCCGCGCAGGGCCAGTCCATTACCAACTCGATGATCAGCAACGGCGCCGACATCGTCTACCACGCGGCGGGCGGCACCGGCACGGGCGTCTTCAAGGCGGCCCAGAGCAAGGGCCGGTTCGCTATCGGCGTCGACGCCGACCAGTCGAAGACGCTGCCGAAGTACAGCAACGTCATCCTCGCGAGCATGGTCAAGCGCGTCGACGAGGCGGTCTACCGTTCGGCTCAGAACGTCCAGAACGGGAGCTTCAAGGGCGGCACCACCCAGACGCTCGGTCTGAAGGAGAAGGGCGTCGCGGCCGTCTACGGCCAGCAACTCGGCTCGAAGATTCCCGAGGACGTCAAGTCGAAACTCCAGAAGTCGCGCAAGAAGGTCGTCGCCGGCGACATCTCGGTCCCGAAGAAGCCGGGTAAGGTCTGA
- a CDS encoding 5-formyltetrahydrofolate cyclo-ligase gives MANEDRDGKGKLYYEQYLAERPYHGRYRIVAVTGRGETVDSVTVEFNCFAGVSEE, from the coding sequence ATGGCGAACGAGGACCGCGACGGCAAGGGGAAACTCTACTACGAGCAGTACCTCGCCGAGCGACCGTACCACGGCCGGTACCGAATCGTCGCCGTCACCGGACGCGGCGAGACGGTCGACTCCGTGACGGTCGAGTTCAACTGCTTCGCAGGCGTCTCGGAGGAGTAG
- the cdd gene encoding cytidine deaminase: protein MDANELLEAAREVRARAHVPYSDYPVGAALKTADGAVYVGCNIENANYSNSLHAEEVAIAEAVKEGHREFEAIAVSSERQDGVTPCGMCRQTLAEFCDDDLPVYCDEGETAEGGDDVSEYTLGELLPNTITEEMLE, encoded by the coding sequence ATGGACGCGAACGAACTCCTCGAAGCCGCACGCGAGGTCAGAGCGCGGGCCCACGTCCCCTACTCGGACTACCCCGTGGGTGCCGCCCTGAAAACCGCCGACGGTGCGGTCTACGTCGGCTGTAACATCGAGAACGCGAACTACAGCAACAGCCTTCACGCCGAGGAAGTCGCCATCGCCGAGGCCGTCAAGGAGGGCCACCGGGAGTTCGAGGCCATCGCGGTGAGTTCCGAGCGCCAGGACGGCGTGACCCCCTGCGGGATGTGCCGCCAGACGCTCGCGGAGTTCTGCGACGACGACTTGCCGGTGTACTGCGACGAGGGCGAGACGGCGGAGGGCGGCGACGACGTCTCCGAGTACACCCTCGGCGAACTCCTCCCGAACACCATCACCGAGGAGATGCTGGAGTAG
- a CDS encoding ABC transporter ATP-binding protein: MSVAVHLEGITKRFPGVVANDEVDLVVEEGSVHALLGENGAGKTTLMNVLYGLYQPEGGTVHVHGEPRAFDTPRDAIDAGVGMIHQHFMLVDTLTTAENIVLGHEPRKWGGLAMDRERARRDVRELSERYGFDVDPTAKIEDVSVGVQQRVEILKALYGGADVLILDEPTAVLTPQEVEDLFEVFDELAAEDKTIIFITHKLGEAMEAADDITVLRDGKNVGTVDADATTREELAELMVGREVLLEADKDPAEPGDVGLSVSGLRVTDDRGVEQVGGVDVTAREGEVFGIAGVDGNGQSELIEAVTGLTTPDEGSVSMGGRDVTGLSRRERIDAGMAYVPEDRQERGLVMEFDLVENGLLGSQHRRPYASSGRIDWRESRDHAESIIEEYDVRPPNADVEAESLSGGNQQKFIVGREFARDPEVVVASHPTRGVDVGSIEFIHERLLDLRAAGKTVLLVSSKLDEVQQLSDRLAVMYEGEIMDVVDPDRVTEEELGLLMAGEHPESAPSLADPVEGEP, from the coding sequence ATGAGCGTAGCCGTCCATCTGGAGGGAATCACAAAGCGGTTCCCCGGCGTCGTCGCCAACGACGAGGTGGACCTCGTGGTCGAGGAGGGGTCCGTCCACGCCCTGCTCGGCGAGAACGGGGCCGGTAAGACGACGCTGATGAACGTCCTCTACGGGCTCTATCAGCCCGAAGGGGGGACCGTGCACGTCCACGGGGAACCGCGGGCGTTCGACACGCCGCGCGACGCCATCGACGCGGGCGTCGGGATGATCCACCAGCACTTCATGCTGGTCGACACCCTGACGACCGCCGAGAACATCGTCCTCGGCCACGAACCCCGCAAGTGGGGCGGCCTCGCGATGGACCGCGAGCGCGCCCGCCGCGACGTGCGGGAACTCAGCGAGCGCTACGGCTTCGACGTCGACCCGACCGCGAAGATAGAGGACGTGAGCGTCGGCGTCCAGCAGCGCGTCGAGATTCTGAAGGCGCTGTACGGCGGTGCCGACGTGCTCATCCTCGACGAACCGACCGCGGTCCTCACGCCCCAGGAGGTCGAGGACCTCTTCGAGGTGTTCGACGAACTCGCCGCCGAGGACAAGACCATCATCTTCATCACGCACAAACTCGGCGAGGCGATGGAGGCGGCCGACGACATCACGGTCCTGCGCGACGGGAAGAACGTCGGCACCGTCGACGCCGACGCGACCACCCGAGAGGAACTGGCGGAGCTGATGGTGGGCCGCGAGGTGCTGCTGGAGGCCGACAAGGACCCCGCCGAACCCGGCGATGTCGGCCTGTCCGTCTCGGGATTGCGGGTCACCGACGACCGGGGCGTCGAACAGGTCGGCGGCGTCGACGTCACGGCCCGCGAGGGCGAGGTGTTCGGCATCGCGGGCGTCGACGGCAACGGCCAGTCCGAACTGATCGAGGCCGTCACCGGACTCACGACGCCCGACGAGGGGAGCGTCTCGATGGGCGGCCGGGACGTCACCGGCCTCTCGCGGCGCGAGCGCATCGACGCCGGAATGGCCTACGTCCCGGAGGACCGCCAGGAGCGCGGGCTGGTGATGGAGTTCGACCTCGTGGAGAACGGCCTGCTCGGCAGCCAGCACCGCCGCCCGTACGCTTCGAGCGGCCGCATCGACTGGCGCGAGAGCCGCGACCACGCCGAATCCATCATCGAGGAGTACGACGTGCGACCGCCGAACGCCGACGTCGAGGCCGAGTCGCTGTCCGGCGGTAACCAGCAGAAGTTCATCGTCGGCCGGGAGTTCGCGCGCGACCCCGAGGTCGTGGTGGCGTCCCACCCGACACGGGGCGTCGACGTGGGGAGCATCGAGTTCATCCACGAGCGCCTGCTCGACCTCCGGGCGGCGGGCAAGACGGTGCTGTTGGTTTCCTCGAAACTCGACGAGGTCCAGCAACTCTCGGACCGCCTCGCGGTGATGTACGAGGGCGAAATCATGGACGTGGTCGACCCCGACCGCGTGACCGAAGAGGAACTGGGGCTGTTGATGGCCGGCGAGCATCCCGAGAGCGCGCCCAGCCTCGCCGACCCCGTGGAGGGCGAGCCATGA
- a CDS encoding ABC transporter permease has protein sequence MSGDGDPDRDDASSDRTGSGPGREDPGPDPEGSPDRDDESWQGRADRALGRLVDASAGERLLISLAALVAAVVVGAVVILVSGWVATCDSPFFSASGVGSFCYDPVAVYLTLFDGAFGSSFNQAITLKETTLLVFTGLAVAVAFRAGMFNIGTQGQLVLGALATALTVLWAAPVVPSGTVGALVLIPLGLVAGAVVGGFWGAIPGALKAYADANEVITTIMLNFVATGVAFTLVSEVFKDPGSQTVQTRAIPLYAELGPVFFDSTVFSTYALLGGLALAAFIYWLLNGTTFGYELRTSGVQPEAAEYGGVDADRMTVSSMTLSGAIGGIGGAVYVLMVASRWRTGIPSLGFDGITVSILAGNNPLGVLPAALLFGALKSGSLAIEFELAVPKQLVGVLRGLVILFVAMPEFFRMIGARMGAGEDDRAVAATDGGETPEDGTAAEADDTAGDSAGGDDR, from the coding sequence ATGAGCGGCGACGGCGACCCCGACCGAGACGACGCGAGTTCCGACCGGACCGGGTCGGGTCCCGGCCGCGAAGACCCAGGTCCCGACCCGGAGGGAAGCCCCGACCGCGACGACGAGTCGTGGCAGGGCCGGGCCGACCGCGCGCTCGGCCGCCTGGTCGACGCCTCGGCGGGCGAACGACTGCTCATCAGCCTCGCGGCGCTGGTCGCGGCGGTCGTCGTCGGCGCGGTCGTCATCCTCGTCTCGGGGTGGGTCGCGACCTGCGACTCGCCGTTCTTCTCGGCGTCGGGCGTCGGGTCGTTCTGCTACGACCCGGTCGCGGTGTACCTCACGCTGTTCGACGGCGCGTTCGGGTCGTCGTTCAACCAGGCGATTACGCTGAAGGAAACCACCCTGCTCGTGTTCACCGGCCTCGCAGTCGCCGTGGCGTTCCGCGCGGGGATGTTCAACATCGGAACTCAGGGTCAACTCGTGCTGGGCGCGCTAGCGACCGCGCTCACCGTACTCTGGGCCGCGCCGGTCGTCCCTTCGGGGACGGTCGGCGCGCTCGTGCTGATTCCGCTCGGCCTGGTGGCCGGCGCGGTCGTCGGCGGCTTCTGGGGTGCGATTCCCGGCGCGCTGAAGGCGTACGCCGACGCCAACGAGGTCATCACGACCATCATGCTCAACTTCGTCGCCACGGGGGTCGCGTTCACGCTCGTCTCGGAGGTGTTCAAGGACCCCGGGAGCCAGACCGTCCAGACCCGCGCGATTCCGCTGTACGCCGAACTCGGTCCGGTCTTCTTCGACTCGACGGTGTTCTCGACGTACGCGCTGCTCGGCGGCCTCGCGCTCGCGGCGTTCATCTACTGGTTGCTCAACGGGACGACGTTCGGCTACGAACTCCGCACCAGCGGCGTCCAACCGGAGGCCGCAGAGTACGGCGGCGTCGACGCCGACCGGATGACCGTCTCCAGCATGACGCTGTCGGGGGCCATCGGCGGTATCGGCGGCGCGGTGTACGTCCTGATGGTCGCCTCGCGGTGGCGGACCGGCATCCCCTCGCTGGGCTTCGACGGTATCACCGTCTCCATCCTGGCAGGCAACAACCCGCTGGGCGTGCTCCCGGCCGCGCTACTGTTCGGCGCGCTCAAGAGCGGGAGCCTCGCCATCGAGTTCGAACTCGCGGTGCCGAAGCAGTTGGTCGGCGTCCTGCGCGGACTGGTCATCCTGTTCGTCGCCATGCCGGAGTTCTTCCGGATGATCGGCGCGCGGATGGGCGCCGGCGAGGACGACCGCGCGGTCGCCGCAACCGACGGCGGTGAGACGCCCGAGGACGGGACAGCGGCCGAAGCGGACGACACCGCCGGCGATTCCGCGGGAGGTGACGACCGATGA
- a CDS encoding DUF5793 family protein, which yields MRRDYFTLDVRNVDWVESGGDPSKPAVSIDFQGPASTLRERLTGTSDDLLDAEETDVAFRLQGSIDDADATGVVSVTNRITGDFVLELNEDADDVLKFIRAAREYGKQTGDSDGRYHVEISLDGDDLVEYDKSTFLVYNEEGNLLRQHSLIPSGVEL from the coding sequence ATGAGGCGCGACTACTTCACGCTCGATGTCCGGAACGTCGATTGGGTCGAGAGCGGCGGGGACCCGAGCAAACCTGCGGTTAGTATCGACTTTCAGGGCCCCGCTTCGACACTCCGAGAGCGCCTCACGGGAACGAGCGACGACCTGCTCGACGCCGAGGAGACCGACGTCGCCTTCCGCTTGCAGGGGTCCATCGACGACGCCGACGCGACCGGCGTCGTCAGCGTCACCAACCGCATCACGGGCGACTTCGTGCTCGAACTCAACGAGGACGCCGACGACGTGCTGAAGTTCATCCGGGCCGCCCGCGAGTACGGCAAGCAGACCGGCGACAGCGACGGGCGCTATCACGTCGAGATCTCCCTCGACGGCGACGACCTCGTCGAGTACGACAAGAGCACGTTCCTGGTCTACAACGAGGAGGGGAACCTGCTCCGCCAGCACAGTCTCATCCCCAGCGGCGTCGAACTGTAG
- a CDS encoding DMT family transporter, which translates to MTRFRDAGLFAFLALAWGGSFVAVEAGLQSLPPVFFAAARFDLGALLLVAYAVATRERWFPRTRDDVFAVAVVGAFVVAGNNALLFLGQQNTTAGVAAVLYSLNPVLTTGFARGLLPDERLSAVGVVGLLVGLAGVALVVRPDPANLTSGAVGKLLVVASASSVALGSVLLRRTDPDADSVTTTGWAMLVGALVMHALSIARGESLPTRLDPAAVVPLVYLAVVATAAAYAVYFGLLERHGPVEINLVSYVVPIVAALAGWALLEESLASATIVGFAVILVGFALVKRGALADVVGGHSA; encoded by the coding sequence GTGACGCGTTTTCGAGACGCCGGGCTGTTCGCGTTCCTCGCGCTCGCGTGGGGTGGGTCGTTCGTCGCCGTCGAGGCGGGACTTCAGTCGTTGCCGCCGGTCTTCTTCGCGGCGGCCCGATTCGACCTCGGTGCGCTGCTGCTGGTCGCGTACGCGGTCGCGACCCGCGAGCGGTGGTTCCCGCGCACGCGCGACGACGTGTTCGCGGTGGCGGTCGTCGGCGCGTTCGTCGTCGCGGGCAACAACGCCTTGCTCTTCCTGGGCCAGCAGAACACCACGGCGGGCGTGGCGGCGGTCCTCTACAGCCTGAACCCCGTGCTCACGACCGGGTTCGCCCGGGGTCTGCTCCCCGACGAGCGTCTCTCCGCGGTCGGCGTCGTCGGCCTGCTGGTCGGTCTGGCCGGCGTCGCGCTCGTCGTCCGGCCCGACCCCGCGAACCTCACGTCCGGCGCCGTCGGCAAACTGCTGGTCGTCGCCTCCGCCAGCAGCGTCGCGCTCGGAAGCGTCCTCCTCCGACGGACCGACCCCGACGCCGACAGCGTGACCACGACGGGGTGGGCGATGTTGGTGGGCGCGCTCGTCATGCACGCACTCAGCATCGCCCGCGGGGAGTCGCTCCCCACGAGACTCGACCCGGCCGCGGTCGTCCCGCTGGTCTACCTCGCGGTGGTCGCGACGGCCGCGGCCTACGCGGTCTACTTCGGCCTGCTGGAGCGCCACGGCCCCGTCGAGATCAACCTCGTCTCCTACGTCGTACCGATCGTGGCGGCGCTCGCGGGGTGGGCGCTGCTGGAGGAGTCGCTCGCGTCGGCGACCATCGTCGGCTTCGCGGTCATCCTCGTCGGATTCGCGCTGGTGAAACGCGGGGCGCTGGCCGACGTCGTCGGGGGACACTCGGCCTGA
- a CDS encoding phosphomannomutase, with amino-acid sequence MSLFGTAGIRGSVVEKVTPELALAVGRAAGRAGGEFVVGRDGRETGRALAAAMEAGLESAGADVRRVGQVPTPALAFASRGRRGAMLTASHNPPTDNGVKLFADGVEYDRDAERAVEERVAADAPPAAWDAWGDGERAEVLDAYRDAVVAYAREQGAPLDGLRVAVDCGNGMAALATPQVLRALGAHVVTLNANVDGHFPGRESKPTPETLTDLREFVREGDFELGIAHDGDADRIVIVDSDGGVVHEDTVVAVLAGHYARQSEAADPVVVTTPNASARIDERVEAAGGRVERVRLGALHEGIAAARAAGTDDTEVVFAAEPWKHVHTAFGGWIDGVVSAAVIARLVADAGGVAPLREPVTERPYRKESVSCPDDAKAFAMERLAATIPERFPDASVETEYGVRATLPDGSWVLVRPSGTEPYVRVYAESEEVDSLVAEATELVESAVRAAES; translated from the coding sequence ATGAGCCTCTTCGGAACCGCGGGCATCCGCGGGAGCGTAGTCGAGAAGGTGACGCCCGAACTCGCGCTGGCGGTCGGGCGGGCGGCGGGTCGGGCGGGCGGCGAGTTCGTCGTCGGCCGCGACGGCCGGGAGACGGGCCGGGCGCTGGCGGCGGCGATGGAGGCTGGACTGGAGAGCGCGGGCGCCGACGTCCGCCGGGTCGGGCAGGTGCCCACGCCGGCGCTGGCGTTCGCCTCACGGGGCCGCCGCGGCGCGATGCTGACCGCGAGTCACAACCCGCCGACCGACAACGGCGTCAAACTGTTCGCCGACGGCGTCGAGTACGACCGGGACGCCGAGCGCGCCGTCGAAGAGCGCGTCGCGGCCGACGCCCCGCCGGCGGCGTGGGACGCGTGGGGCGACGGCGAGCGGGCGGAGGTCCTGGACGCCTACCGGGACGCGGTCGTCGCCTACGCCCGGGAGCAGGGCGCGCCGCTGGACGGCCTGCGCGTCGCGGTCGACTGCGGCAACGGGATGGCCGCGCTCGCGACGCCCCAGGTCCTGCGCGCGCTGGGCGCACACGTGGTCACGCTGAACGCGAACGTCGACGGTCACTTCCCCGGCCGGGAGAGCAAGCCGACCCCCGAGACGCTGACGGACCTCCGGGAGTTCGTTCGCGAGGGCGACTTCGAACTCGGCATCGCCCACGACGGCGACGCCGACCGCATCGTAATCGTCGACAGCGACGGCGGCGTGGTCCACGAGGACACGGTAGTCGCCGTGTTGGCCGGCCACTACGCCCGCCAGAGCGAGGCGGCCGACCCCGTGGTGGTGACGACGCCCAACGCGTCGGCGCGCATCGACGAGCGAGTCGAGGCCGCCGGGGGTCGCGTCGAGCGCGTGCGACTCGGCGCGCTCCACGAGGGCATCGCGGCCGCGCGGGCGGCAGGCACCGACGACACCGAGGTCGTCTTCGCGGCCGAACCCTGGAAGCACGTCCACACTGCCTTCGGCGGGTGGATAGACGGGGTGGTCAGCGCCGCGGTGATCGCCCGCCTCGTCGCCGACGCCGGCGGCGTCGCGCCCCTTCGCGAACCCGTGACCGAGCGCCCCTACCGGAAGGAGAGCGTCTCCTGCCCGGACGACGCGAAGGCGTTCGCGATGGAGCGACTCGCCGCGACGATTCCCGAACGCTTCCCCGACGCGTCGGTCGAAACCGAGTACGGCGTCCGCGCGACGCTCCCGGACGGGTCGTGGGTGCTGGTCCGGCCCAGTGGCACCGAACCGTACGTCCGGGTGTACGCGGAGAGCGAGGAGGTCGATTCGCTGGTCGCGGAGGCGACCGAACTCGTCGAGTCGGCCGTCCGGGCGGCGGAATCGTAA
- a CDS encoding ABC transporter permease gives MSYADYSRKRRILTGITLLVVAALAAVEAFFPASPVAEIVRIVDTSYVSSVLRLTVPIAFAALGGIFAEKSGVINIGLEGLLIISAFTSVAVAATIGGGDPTQLQLWLGFGVAVLASVLFALLFAVVCIEFKADQIIAGLAVWLIALGLAPFASKVIWGQVNSPPVSTLNNWTIPLLSEIPVVGSVLFDANPPVYMLLASVVASWYVLNRTAYGRWIESSGENPKALDTVGVDVRKVRYSGVLISGLFSGIGGAGLALGRVGQFIGGGTTMINGRGWIGITAYLFGNYNPLGAFGASFLFASLDALQIRLQQIGYNIPSELIGIIPYVTVIVVLALVGRTRIPSAAGEHYESGEE, from the coding sequence ATGAGCTACGCCGACTACTCCCGGAAGCGGCGCATCCTGACCGGCATCACGTTGCTCGTGGTGGCGGCGCTGGCCGCCGTCGAGGCGTTCTTCCCGGCGAGTCCGGTCGCCGAAATCGTCCGCATCGTCGACACCAGCTACGTCAGTTCGGTGCTGCGGCTCACCGTCCCCATCGCGTTCGCGGCGCTCGGGGGTATCTTCGCCGAGAAGAGCGGCGTCATCAACATCGGCCTCGAAGGACTGCTCATCATCTCGGCGTTCACCTCGGTCGCGGTGGCGGCGACCATCGGCGGGGGTGACCCGACCCAACTCCAGCTCTGGCTCGGCTTCGGCGTGGCCGTGCTGGCGAGCGTCCTGTTCGCGCTCCTGTTCGCGGTCGTCTGCATCGAGTTCAAGGCCGACCAGATCATCGCGGGGCTGGCGGTGTGGCTCATCGCGCTCGGCCTCGCGCCGTTCGCCAGTAAGGTCATCTGGGGCCAGGTCAACAGCCCGCCGGTCAGCACGCTGAACAACTGGACGATTCCGCTCCTCTCGGAGATTCCGGTCGTCGGTAGCGTCCTCTTCGACGCCAACCCGCCGGTGTACATGCTGCTGGCGTCGGTGGTCGCCTCGTGGTACGTGCTCAACCGCACCGCGTACGGTCGGTGGATCGAGTCCAGCGGCGAGAACCCGAAGGCCCTCGACACCGTGGGCGTCGACGTCCGGAAGGTCCGGTACTCGGGCGTCCTCATTTCGGGGCTGTTCTCGGGCATCGGCGGCGCTGGCCTGGCGCTCGGCCGGGTCGGCCAGTTCATCGGCGGCGGAACCACGATGATAAACGGCCGGGGTTGGATCGGCATCACCGCCTACCTGTTCGGCAACTACAACCCGCTGGGCGCGTTCGGCGCGTCGTTCCTCTTCGCGAGCCTCGACGCGCTCCAGATTCGCCTCCAGCAGATCGGCTACAACATCCCGAGCGAACTCATCGGCATCATCCCCTACGTGACCGTCATCGTGGTGCTCGCGCTGGTCGGTCGGACCCGGATTCCGTCGGCCGCGGGCGAACACTACGAGTCGGGCGAGGAGTGA
- a CDS encoding BMP family lipoprotein: protein MGGIAGAAAVGSAGFLQNDTTYVGMVYATGGLGDNSFNDMAHAGVQKAAKQFNVEFQNAEPGNPSEVATLQRRFAASQNPNYDLVCCIGFVQAEGLQRNAQRFRDQKFMVVDTVVEQPNVASYAFKEHQGSFQVGHLAGLLTTMNFNAGAGKTNDQTTVGFVGGQEVPLIKKFQAGYMAGVKHANPDVNVLSAYAGSFSDPAQGQSIANSMYNNGADVIYHAAGGTGNGVFKAAQQNGRYAIGVDADQSRSLPEYSDIILASMVKHVDRAVFRSIRRVTNGNFQGGTVNRLGLGQNGVEAVYGSQLGSAIPQQVKSALQQSQRKIVNGEITVPTKPSQVGQGATTTTN from the coding sequence TTGGGGGGTATCGCCGGGGCCGCCGCGGTCGGGTCGGCCGGGTTCCTGCAGAACGACACGACGTACGTCGGGATGGTGTACGCGACGGGCGGGTTGGGCGACAACTCGTTCAACGACATGGCTCACGCCGGGGTCCAGAAAGCGGCGAAGCAGTTCAACGTGGAGTTCCAGAACGCCGAACCCGGCAATCCGAGCGAAGTCGCCACGCTGCAGCGGCGGTTCGCCGCGTCGCAGAACCCGAACTACGACCTCGTCTGCTGCATCGGCTTCGTCCAGGCCGAGGGGTTACAGCGCAACGCCCAACGGTTCCGCGACCAGAAGTTCATGGTGGTCGACACCGTCGTCGAACAGCCGAACGTCGCCAGCTACGCGTTCAAGGAACACCAAGGGTCGTTCCAGGTCGGCCACCTCGCCGGCCTGCTGACGACGATGAATTTCAACGCGGGCGCGGGCAAGACCAACGACCAGACGACGGTCGGGTTCGTCGGCGGACAGGAGGTGCCGCTCATCAAGAAGTTCCAGGCGGGGTACATGGCCGGGGTGAAACACGCGAACCCGGACGTGAACGTCCTCTCGGCGTACGCCGGTTCGTTCAGCGACCCGGCGCAGGGCCAGTCCATCGCCAACTCGATGTACAACAACGGCGCCGACGTCATCTACCACGCGGCGGGCGGCACCGGCAACGGTGTGTTCAAGGCGGCCCAGCAGAACGGCCGCTACGCCATCGGCGTCGACGCAGACCAGAGCCGGAGCCTGCCGGAGTACAGCGACATCATCCTCGCGAGCATGGTCAAACACGTCGACCGGGCGGTCTTCCGGTCCATCCGCCGGGTCACGAACGGCAACTTCCAGGGCGGGACGGTCAACCGACTCGGACTCGGACAGAACGGCGTCGAGGCGGTGTACGGCTCCCAGTTGGGTTCGGCGATTCCCCAGCAGGTCAAGTCGGCGCTCCAGCAGTCCCAACGGAAGATCGTCAACGGCGAGATTACGGTGCCGACCAAACCGAGTCAGGTCGGCCAGGGAGCGACGACCACGACGAACTGA
- a CDS encoding DUF7504 family protein, protein MATEGSRADEEMAAFVGRLSRLKAEGCSLLVVGEGPERLFARASAQMLGDAGTGRYRALAVTDAAAESVRRRLPREADSPAETATVLVYGDGVRSAASRDAGPDVRRGPAGELAATVPERRVESTDLGALRAELEDVVETFDRRADGLLPAQLRVGVDSLSPLVERHGEAELRRFVGRVGERVRDCAGMAHFVLPEPYESDLVGRLAGEFDSVVELRTTDGGGEERWHVPDEGLTMPWIPL, encoded by the coding sequence ATGGCTACCGAGGGCTCCCGAGCCGACGAGGAGATGGCGGCGTTCGTCGGCCGCCTCAGTCGGCTCAAGGCCGAGGGTTGCAGCCTCCTGGTCGTCGGCGAGGGTCCCGAACGGCTGTTCGCGCGGGCCAGCGCCCAGATGCTCGGCGACGCCGGCACCGGGCGCTACCGGGCGCTCGCGGTGACCGACGCTGCGGCCGAGAGCGTCCGGCGACGACTCCCGCGCGAGGCCGACTCGCCGGCGGAGACGGCGACCGTCCTCGTCTACGGCGATGGCGTCCGTTCCGCCGCCTCGCGGGACGCCGGTCCCGACGTCCGACGCGGACCGGCGGGCGAACTGGCCGCGACCGTCCCGGAACGGCGCGTCGAATCGACCGACCTTGGGGCGCTCCGGGCCGAACTCGAGGACGTCGTCGAAACGTTCGACCGTCGGGCCGACGGACTCCTCCCTGCGCAACTGCGGGTCGGCGTCGACTCGCTTTCGCCGCTGGTCGAGCGCCACGGCGAGGCGGAGTTGCGCCGGTTCGTCGGCCGGGTCGGCGAGCGCGTCCGCGACTGCGCCGGCATGGCCCACTTCGTCCTCCCCGAACCCTACGAGAGCGACCTGGTCGGCCGCCTCGCCGGGGAGTTCGACTCGGTGGTCGAACTCCGGACGACCGACGGCGGCGGCGAGGAGCGGTGGCACGTGCCCGACGAGGGGCTCACGATGCCCTGGATTCCGCTGTAG